A portion of the Sandaracinobacteroides saxicola genome contains these proteins:
- a CDS encoding winged helix-turn-helix transcriptional regulator — protein MPSADRQFQCPVAATIAVAGGKWKPIIVFHLLDGTRRFGELKKLSGGASQRALTMHLRELEADGIVSRRVYAEVPPRVEYSLTERGRSLEPVLRAMKAWGSEYVTSYKGPEK, from the coding sequence ATGCCAAGTGCTGATCGCCAGTTTCAATGTCCCGTCGCCGCGACGATTGCGGTCGCTGGCGGCAAGTGGAAGCCAATCATCGTCTTCCACTTGCTCGATGGCACGCGACGGTTCGGCGAGCTGAAGAAGCTCAGCGGTGGCGCGTCGCAGCGCGCACTGACAATGCACCTGCGTGAACTCGAAGCCGATGGGATCGTGTCGCGCCGCGTTTACGCGGAGGTGCCGCCGAGGGTCGAATACTCGCTCACTGAGCGGGGCCGAAGCCTTGAACCCGTGCTTCGGGCGATGAAGGCGTGGGGCAGTGAATACGTGACAAGCTACAAGGGCCCGGAGAAGTAG
- a CDS encoding NAD-dependent epimerase/dehydratase family protein: protein MRVFLTGATGYVGSRVANLLIEAGHEVIGLARSDASAQALHRIGVAPKQGSLRDTATLTSAVQSVDAVVHTAFDHDLSRFGEAVQTDRAAVLAMLDGLSRPGTRFILSSGSGILGDTGKEVIDDAAETAMPVADRSGRAAVEHLVVDYGRRNKMHCAVVRLPLFVYGHGGSVFVPALFKAACKIGYSGYVGAGANLYSAVHVDDAATLYRIVLENAELGGTLIHAAAENGVSAFGLAQAVGVATERSALSIDRNEATTIWGDWLAAMMAINNQTASSRARSLGWRPVHEGSILNEIAKGSYRLPPP from the coding sequence ATGCGCGTCTTCCTTACCGGTGCCACCGGCTATGTCGGCAGCCGAGTCGCAAACCTGCTAATCGAGGCAGGGCACGAAGTCATCGGACTGGCACGGTCGGATGCTTCCGCGCAGGCGCTCCACCGGATCGGCGTCGCACCGAAGCAAGGATCCCTCCGCGATACGGCGACGCTGACCAGCGCCGTGCAATCCGTTGACGCGGTCGTTCATACCGCATTCGACCACGACCTGTCCCGCTTCGGCGAGGCCGTCCAGACCGATCGCGCGGCCGTGCTCGCCATGTTGGACGGGCTGTCACGACCGGGAACTCGCTTCATCCTATCATCCGGCTCCGGCATTCTGGGCGACACCGGAAAGGAGGTGATCGACGATGCGGCGGAGACGGCGATGCCGGTCGCGGATCGTTCGGGCCGTGCGGCGGTCGAGCACCTCGTCGTTGACTACGGCCGCCGAAACAAGATGCATTGCGCCGTCGTGCGGCTGCCGCTTTTTGTTTACGGCCATGGAGGGAGCGTCTTCGTTCCCGCGCTCTTTAAGGCGGCCTGCAAGATTGGCTATTCGGGCTATGTTGGCGCGGGCGCAAACCTTTATTCAGCGGTTCATGTCGACGACGCTGCGACGCTTTATCGTATCGTCCTCGAAAACGCAGAACTCGGCGGTACATTGATCCACGCCGCCGCCGAGAATGGCGTCTCCGCGTTCGGCCTCGCCCAAGCCGTCGGTGTGGCGACGGAAAGGTCAGCTCTTTCGATTGATCGAAACGAGGCGACGACGATTTGGGGCGATTGGCTCGCCGCAATGATGGCGATCAACAATCAGACGGCAAGTTCGAGGGCGCGCTCACTCGGTTGGCGTCCGGTACATGAGGGAAGCATTCTCAACGAAATCGCGAAGGGGTCCTATCGCTTGCCGCCGCCTTGA
- a CDS encoding DUF736 domain-containing protein yields the protein MATIGTFKKTGTNEFTGEIVTLSVQAKNVRIVPETRATGENAPSHRVLVGRAEIGAAWSKRSNEGRDYLGLKLDDPSFNAPIYANLFDDEDGEGFSLIWSRPTRRNGD from the coding sequence ATGGCCACCATCGGCACCTTCAAGAAGACCGGCACGAACGAGTTCACCGGCGAGATCGTCACCCTGAGCGTTCAGGCCAAGAATGTCCGCATCGTCCCCGAGACCCGGGCCACCGGCGAGAACGCCCCCAGCCACCGCGTCCTGGTCGGTCGCGCCGAGATCGGCGCCGCCTGGTCCAAGCGCTCCAACGAGGGCCGCGACTATCTTGGCCTCAAGCTGGACGACCCAAGCTTCAACGCCCCGATCTACGCCAACCTGTTCGACGATGAGGACGGCGAAGGTTTCAGCCTCATCTGGTCTCGCCCCACCCGCCGCAACGGCGACTGA
- a CDS encoding DNA -binding domain-containing protein, with protein MTKADFLERPPEGVSVTDYDRSHMTLYLRLLDAASDGAAWEEAVSILFGIDPAAEPERARRVHDSHLARARWMSQHGYRELAHERPRR; from the coding sequence GTGACAAAGGCTGATTTCTTGGAACGACCGCCCGAGGGCGTATCGGTCACCGACTATGATCGGTCGCACATGACGCTCTACCTGCGCCTCCTCGATGCCGCTTCCGACGGCGCGGCTTGGGAAGAAGCAGTTTCGATCCTGTTCGGCATCGACCCGGCTGCCGAGCCGGAGCGCGCACGCCGCGTCCACGACAGTCATCTTGCCCGCGCCAGATGGATGAGCCAGCACGGCTACCGCGAGCTCGCGCACGAGCGCCCTCGCCGGTGA
- a CDS encoding helix-turn-helix transcriptional regulator produces MSPNGAGVPQRFLRTPEAARFLGLSDRTLEKHRTYGTGPAYRKLGGRVVYALEDLKAWADRGFVTSTSDPRGSVLPAKRHAAVTPAFGGGQAR; encoded by the coding sequence ATGTCACCCAATGGCGCCGGCGTACCGCAGCGCTTTCTCCGCACGCCTGAAGCGGCCCGCTTCCTCGGTCTCTCGGATCGCACGCTCGAGAAGCACCGGACCTACGGCACCGGTCCCGCCTATCGCAAGCTCGGCGGGCGCGTCGTCTACGCGCTCGAGGACCTGAAAGCCTGGGCCGACCGCGGCTTCGTCACCTCGACGTCCGATCCGCGCGGGAGTGTCCTTCCCGCCAAGCGCCATGCCGCCGTCACGCCTGCCTTCGGCGGCGGCCAAGCCCGCTGA
- a CDS encoding aspartate/glutamate racemase family protein — protein sequence MKTIGLIGGMSWESSAQYYRIINQGTRTRLGGVHSAKSVMVSVDFGEIERLQHDGRWTDLTERMVEAARQVERAGADFFLICTNTMHRMAKEVEDAVEIPLLHIADPTAERITADGHARVGLLGTAFTMEQMFYKGRLTDRHGLEVLIPDRDDRAVVHRIIYEELVTGRVLDSSREAYRDVIARLVVRGAEAVILGCTEIMLLVGRDDSAVPLYDTTALHAEAAIELATAIAS from the coding sequence ATGAAGACCATCGGACTAATTGGCGGCATGAGCTGGGAAAGCTCGGCGCAGTATTATCGGATCATCAATCAGGGCACCCGCACTCGGTTAGGCGGCGTTCATTCAGCCAAGAGTGTGATGGTGTCGGTCGACTTTGGCGAGATTGAGCGCCTGCAACACGATGGACGCTGGACCGACCTGACGGAGCGCATGGTGGAGGCGGCTCGTCAGGTGGAACGAGCAGGCGCAGACTTCTTCCTGATATGCACCAACACCATGCACCGAATGGCGAAGGAAGTAGAGGATGCGGTGGAAATCCCGCTCCTTCACATCGCGGACCCTACGGCTGAACGGATCACAGCGGACGGACATGCCCGTGTCGGGCTGCTTGGTACCGCATTCACGATGGAGCAGATGTTCTACAAAGGACGGCTGACAGACCGGCACGGGCTGGAGGTGCTCATCCCTGATCGGGACGACCGTGCTGTGGTCCACCGGATCATCTACGAAGAGCTTGTCACCGGGCGCGTGCTCGACTCTTCGCGCGAGGCGTATCGGGACGTGATTGCCCGGCTGGTTGTGCGCGGAGCCGAGGCAGTTATTTTGGGCTGTACGGAGATCATGCTTTTGGTCGGTCGCGACGACAGCGCTGTGCCTTTGTATGACACGACCGCCCTCCACGCCGAGGCGGCAATCGAGTTAGCAACCGCCATCGCAAGCTGA
- a CDS encoding DUF2285 domain-containing protein, translating into MLTAPPAILAKDDKSPAIESQTASHSDAQGSHFLHSLTNGERLQILRLAGASADEGAAAVIPLGPEGFDRLEAVARLLSSLHGRAIPADTRLTRQQRQRARRMLQAVDGRLSGASYREIAVTLFGTRDLADEPWKTSSRRFATMELVRGGLAMIAGGYRRLLSHRRRW; encoded by the coding sequence ATGTTGACCGCGCCGCCTGCGATCCTGGCGAAGGACGACAAGTCGCCAGCCATTGAGTCGCAGACTGCCAGCCACTCAGACGCGCAGGGATCCCACTTTCTTCACAGCCTCACGAACGGTGAACGGCTTCAGATACTACGCCTCGCCGGCGCGAGCGCCGACGAAGGCGCAGCGGCCGTCATCCCGCTCGGCCCCGAAGGCTTTGATCGGCTTGAGGCCGTCGCCCGTCTTCTGAGTTCGCTTCATGGTCGCGCGATCCCTGCCGACACGCGGCTCACGCGGCAGCAGCGTCAACGTGCGCGACGGATGTTGCAGGCCGTGGACGGTCGTCTCAGCGGCGCCAGCTACCGCGAAATCGCCGTGACACTGTTCGGCACGCGCGACCTTGCCGATGAACCGTGGAAAACATCCTCGCGCCGGTTTGCAACGATGGAACTTGTGCGCGGCGGCCTCGCCATGATCGCGGGCGGCTATCGACGCCTGCTGAGTCATCGCCGTAGATGGTAG
- a CDS encoding transcriptional regulator domain-containing protein: MTPDISHWRSSGRYEYVEDLVSPELAWEWLRRNEDYQHDFQTAQAAPDANTTAADAARRKWGLRFPVVADPRRQRGRTHLGAHREHRRRNVDRAACDPGEGRQVASH, encoded by the coding sequence ATGACCCCCGACATCTCGCACTGGCGATCGTCCGGACGCTACGAATACGTCGAAGATCTCGTCTCGCCTGAACTCGCCTGGGAATGGCTGCGCCGCAACGAAGACTACCAGCACGACTTCCAAACGGCTCAGGCAGCGCCGGACGCTAACACCACGGCGGCCGATGCGGCGCGGCGCAAATGGGGGCTGCGATTTCCTGTTGTCGCCGATCCTCGACGCCAAAGAGGCCGCACCCATCTGGGCGCCCACCGTGAACACCGGCGTCGTAATGTTGACCGCGCCGCCTGCGATCCTGGCGAAGGACGACAAGTCGCCAGCCATTGA
- a CDS encoding helix-turn-helix domain-containing protein — protein MITARLSRAARALLGWTQETLADEARVSLTALKRLESESDLKVYESTRDQVRRAFEAHGIVVLQSDQGEGVMLVRNRTSTVQERSRV, from the coding sequence ATGATCACCGCCCGACTGTCGCGGGCCGCACGCGCGCTGCTGGGTTGGACACAGGAGACGCTCGCTGACGAAGCCCGTGTATCACTGACCGCGCTCAAGCGCCTCGAGTCGGAGAGCGACTTGAAGGTGTACGAGAGCACGCGCGATCAGGTGCGCCGGGCCTTTGAAGCGCATGGCATCGTTGTTCTGCAGTCCGACCAAGGTGAAGGGGTGATGCTTGTCCGTAACCGAACATCGACCGTGCAGGAACGCTCGCGAGTGTAG
- the parA gene encoding ParA family partition ATPase: protein MIVALLNQKGGVGKTTLALHLAGEWANRDQRVMLIDADPQGSALDWSEARAREGLPRRFAVIGLARDTLHREAPELARGADHVVIDGPPRVAGLMRSALLAADLVLIPVQPSPFDGWASAEMLALLREARLFRPSLVARFVLNRCGARTIIARETAKALAEHDPPVLASAIGQRVGFADAAQSGRLISELDGQRAGTREIAALCAEVGRLAP from the coding sequence ATGATCGTCGCGTTGCTCAACCAGAAGGGCGGAGTCGGCAAAACGACGCTCGCCCTCCATCTCGCCGGCGAATGGGCGAACCGCGATCAACGCGTCATGCTCATCGATGCCGATCCGCAGGGTTCCGCACTCGACTGGTCCGAAGCGCGCGCCCGTGAAGGCCTGCCCCGCCGGTTCGCCGTCATCGGACTGGCGCGCGACACCTTGCACCGCGAAGCGCCCGAACTGGCGCGCGGCGCCGATCATGTGGTGATCGATGGTCCCCCGCGCGTCGCCGGCCTCATGCGCTCGGCCCTGCTCGCCGCCGATCTCGTCCTCATCCCGGTTCAGCCGTCGCCCTTCGACGGATGGGCGTCAGCCGAGATGCTGGCACTGCTCCGCGAAGCACGCCTGTTCCGCCCGTCGCTTGTCGCCCGGTTCGTGCTCAACCGCTGTGGCGCGCGCACCATCATCGCACGCGAGACCGCCAAGGCGCTCGCCGAACACGATCCGCCGGTGCTGGCTAGCGCGATCGGCCAACGCGTCGGCTTCGCGGATGCCGCGCAATCCGGCCGCCTGATCTCGGAGCTCGATGGCCAGCGTGCCGGTACGCGCGAGATCGCAGCGCTCTGCGCCGAGGTTGGAAGGCTCGCACCATGA
- a CDS encoding DUF2493 domain-containing protein: MSEHDEFEPDHISSPTDHVLTELQLYGFHPREDEPDPRPIPEDRVIAGAVADIFDALIATMADTGLDADLDDLLWSTVNTFHRAVERVERTLDDNEQAQKQGQREQDGSEVKAVQLEALIATGQRLIERRDALELLRDTGADLYRKTTGSNWSPRHGSRVNHRQLTSAMIDSRDFIAARKRADREVLLPAGTKIALTGGLDFNDHQLIWAKLDQVRAKHPDMVLMHGKSPKGAEKIAARWADNRGVAQIGFAPDWTKHGRSAPFKRNDQMLDILPIGVIVFPGTGIQDNLADKAKKLGIPVWRFGGA, from the coding sequence ATGAGCGAGCATGACGAATTTGAGCCCGACCACATCTCATCTCCCACCGACCACGTTCTGACCGAGCTTCAGCTCTACGGCTTCCATCCCCGCGAGGATGAACCCGATCCTCGACCAATCCCGGAAGATCGCGTGATCGCCGGCGCCGTCGCCGACATCTTCGACGCTCTGATCGCCACCATGGCCGATACCGGCCTCGACGCAGATCTCGACGACCTGCTCTGGTCAACGGTCAACACCTTCCACCGCGCCGTCGAACGGGTCGAACGCACGCTCGACGACAACGAGCAGGCGCAGAAGCAGGGGCAACGCGAACAGGACGGCTCCGAGGTGAAGGCCGTGCAACTCGAAGCGCTGATCGCCACCGGACAGCGGCTCATCGAACGCCGCGACGCCCTCGAACTCCTCCGCGACACCGGCGCCGACCTCTACCGGAAGACGACCGGCTCGAACTGGTCTCCCCGCCACGGCTCACGCGTCAACCATCGCCAGCTCACCTCTGCGATGATCGACAGCCGCGACTTCATCGCCGCGCGCAAACGCGCCGATCGCGAGGTGCTGCTGCCCGCCGGGACGAAGATCGCGCTAACCGGCGGGCTCGACTTCAACGACCACCAACTGATCTGGGCCAAGCTCGACCAAGTCCGCGCGAAGCATCCCGACATGGTGCTGATGCACGGCAAATCTCCGAAAGGGGCCGAGAAGATCGCTGCCCGCTGGGCCGACAACCGCGGCGTCGCGCAGATCGGCTTCGCCCCCGACTGGACCAAGCACGGCCGCTCCGCCCCGTTCAAACGCAACGATCAGATGCTGGACATACTGCCGATCGGCGTCATCGTCTTCCCCGGCACCGGTATCCAGGACAACCTGGCCGACAAGGCGAAGAAGCTCGGCATCCCGGTCTGGAGGTTCGGCGGCGCGTGA
- a CDS encoding DUF736 domain-containing protein has product MSLIGEFTRTKSGYGGRIRTLALDAALVLVPAEHTDAENAPDYRVHLGDDADGPEVGAGWKRTGEKAGEYVSLQLDDPTFAQPIRANLFQSADDKSAWGLYWNRPTKRSERD; this is encoded by the coding sequence ATGAGCCTGATAGGAGAATTCACCCGCACCAAGAGCGGCTATGGCGGCCGCATCCGCACGCTCGCCCTCGACGCCGCTCTGGTGCTCGTGCCGGCGGAGCACACCGACGCCGAGAACGCGCCCGACTATCGCGTTCACCTCGGCGACGACGCCGATGGGCCGGAAGTGGGGGCGGGATGGAAGCGCACCGGCGAGAAAGCCGGCGAGTATGTGTCGTTGCAGCTCGACGATCCGACCTTCGCACAGCCGATCCGGGCCAACCTGTTCCAGTCGGCCGACGACAAGTCAGCATGGGGTCTCTACTGGAACCGGCCGACCAAGCGCAGCGAGCGGGACTGA
- a CDS encoding DUF2840 domain-containing protein, producing the protein MSAPAIHGAAGVRPSSPPGRFTEVELVWREKQIEHWIRFGHAVHEQILDRRRRVLSFPAGAVFAFVRWASNGFGTVVSRIDILRAVRAGEGYQTLPSVRPGGEILLQTSGWPSVEQVLLLIDAIEALDIDPAEAAPDYWRHIHNRLAAGDAPRSYSRQQHRAWRLRQRAEP; encoded by the coding sequence ATGAGCGCACCGGCAATTCATGGCGCAGCGGGCGTTCGGCCATCATCACCTCCCGGTCGGTTCACCGAGGTCGAACTGGTTTGGCGCGAGAAGCAGATCGAGCACTGGATCCGCTTCGGCCATGCGGTCCACGAGCAGATCCTCGACCGACGGCGCCGCGTCCTCAGCTTCCCCGCCGGGGCTGTCTTCGCCTTCGTCCGCTGGGCATCGAATGGCTTTGGCACCGTCGTCTCGCGCATCGACATCCTGCGCGCCGTCCGCGCGGGCGAAGGCTATCAGACGCTACCCTCGGTGCGGCCCGGTGGTGAAATCCTGCTGCAAACGAGCGGCTGGCCGAGCGTCGAGCAGGTGCTGCTTCTGATCGACGCGATCGAAGCGCTCGACATCGATCCCGCCGAAGCTGCGCCTGACTATTGGCGCCATATCCATAACCGGCTCGCCGCCGGGGACGCCCCGCGATCCTACTCCCGACAGCAGCACCGCGCCTGGCGCTTGCGACAGAGGGCCGAGCCATGA
- a CDS encoding replication initiator protein A, which produces MSERSRLDPFVVATGDASPRDQRDLMERPFFSLAKAKRTSPIHYEAGDVRVEVFAVPEHGMATIWDADILIWAASQIVEAANLDFQTSRFLRFTPYQLLTAIGRQTGSRDYRLLKGALARLQSTVIRTTIRNGEHWRRQQFSWINEWGECTTRDGRVEGMEFVLPDWLYRGVIDRSLVLAIDPAYFRLTGGIERWLYRVARKHAGRQPAGWTFEIAHLHAKSGSQARVSDFAIDIRRIVARQPLPGYRLALERAARQERLHIRPINLSIGPVDGVVDAIGTSGANGIGISGAAASGLRARGSQLTLWPETAIPSLNLESNKESNFLLERGDGGKPPRGRRSARS; this is translated from the coding sequence TTGAGCGAACGATCGCGGCTCGACCCGTTCGTCGTCGCCACCGGCGACGCCAGTCCGCGCGACCAGCGCGATCTGATGGAGCGGCCCTTCTTCTCGCTTGCCAAGGCCAAGCGCACCTCACCGATCCACTACGAAGCCGGCGACGTCCGCGTCGAAGTCTTCGCAGTTCCCGAGCATGGCATGGCGACCATCTGGGACGCCGACATCCTGATCTGGGCCGCGAGCCAGATCGTCGAGGCCGCAAACCTCGACTTCCAAACGTCACGCTTCCTGCGCTTCACGCCGTATCAACTCCTGACCGCCATCGGGCGCCAGACCGGATCGCGCGACTATCGGCTTCTCAAGGGCGCTCTCGCGCGCCTTCAATCGACGGTCATCCGCACCACGATCCGCAACGGCGAGCATTGGCGGCGTCAGCAATTCTCCTGGATCAACGAGTGGGGGGAATGCACGACGCGCGACGGCCGCGTGGAGGGCATGGAATTCGTCCTGCCCGACTGGCTCTATCGCGGTGTCATCGACCGCTCGCTCGTCCTCGCCATCGATCCCGCCTATTTCCGACTGACCGGCGGCATCGAGCGCTGGCTCTATCGGGTCGCCCGCAAGCATGCCGGCCGTCAGCCAGCGGGCTGGACCTTTGAAATCGCGCACCTGCACGCCAAATCGGGCAGCCAGGCGCGTGTTTCCGACTTCGCAATCGACATCCGCCGCATCGTCGCCCGCCAGCCGCTGCCCGGCTATCGCTTGGCTCTGGAGCGCGCCGCTCGTCAGGAACGCCTGCACATCCGCCCCATCAACTTGTCCATAGGCCCTGTGGATGGTGTTGTGGATGCGATCGGGACTTCGGGCGCAAATGGTATCGGGATTTCGGGCGCAGCCGCCTCGGGACTTCGGGCGCGCGGATCGCAACTAACCCTCTGGCCTGAAACGGCGATTCCGAGCCTTAACTTGGAGTCTAACAAGGAATCTAACTTCTTGTTGGAGCGGGGCGACGGTGGAAAACCACCCCGCGGCCGACGGAGCGCGCGGTCATGA
- a CDS encoding NADPH:quinone reductase: protein MRAAYYDQQGDPLVLRLGELPDPMAGPGEVRVRIAVSGLNPSDTKGRSGWGGAPMPFPRIVPHQDGSGVIESVGPGVDPARIGERVWIYEAQRGRPFGTGAELCIVPAEQAVALPEGVSFEVGACLGVPAMTAHRCLLADGAIEERWVLVQGGTGAVGLAAVMLAKYLGARVIATVSREQQARVVSAAGCDLVLNRHADDIASHVREATDGHGVDRVIDVSLATNIATDLACLATNGVICAYASDSADTMLTVPFVPALLGGATIRWVFVYAMPHQAHLDAARDINAALASGACRPVIGLDLPLDEIARAHAAQDSGTVVGKILLRVG, encoded by the coding sequence ATGCGCGCAGCCTATTACGATCAGCAGGGAGACCCATTGGTCCTCCGGCTCGGCGAACTGCCCGATCCGATGGCCGGCCCTGGCGAAGTGCGCGTGCGCATCGCGGTCAGCGGGCTGAACCCGTCCGACACGAAGGGGCGTAGCGGATGGGGCGGCGCGCCGATGCCGTTCCCGCGCATCGTGCCTCATCAGGACGGCTCTGGCGTGATTGAAAGCGTCGGTCCCGGCGTCGATCCCGCACGGATCGGTGAACGTGTCTGGATTTACGAGGCGCAGCGCGGCCGCCCCTTCGGCACAGGCGCAGAGCTCTGCATCGTACCCGCCGAACAGGCGGTTGCGTTGCCCGAAGGGGTTTCGTTCGAGGTCGGTGCCTGTCTCGGCGTGCCCGCGATGACGGCGCATCGCTGCCTCCTCGCCGATGGAGCGATCGAAGAACGCTGGGTGCTGGTTCAGGGCGGCACGGGCGCGGTCGGACTGGCGGCGGTGATGCTCGCCAAGTATCTCGGCGCGCGCGTGATCGCGACGGTGAGCCGCGAACAACAGGCGCGCGTGGTCAGCGCTGCCGGGTGCGACCTCGTCCTGAACCGGCACGCCGACGACATCGCGTCGCACGTGCGCGAGGCAACGGATGGACACGGCGTCGACCGCGTCATTGACGTTTCGCTCGCCACCAACATCGCGACCGATCTCGCCTGCCTCGCCACCAACGGCGTCATTTGTGCCTACGCTTCGGACAGCGCCGATACGATGCTAACCGTGCCTTTCGTGCCCGCGCTGCTCGGCGGCGCAACGATCCGCTGGGTGTTCGTCTATGCCATGCCGCATCAGGCGCACCTCGATGCCGCGCGCGACATCAATGCCGCGCTGGCAAGCGGCGCCTGTCGCCCGGTCATCGGACTTGATCTGCCGCTCGACGAAATCGCCCGCGCCCACGCGGCGCAGGACAGCGGCACGGTCGTCGGCAAAATCCTTCTTCGCGTCGGTTGA
- a CDS encoding lytic transglycosylase domain-containing protein — protein sequence MRVSRRQPAAGAKGAARRLPFLLLSGLAFAGAMPAPSLAQTSVIERPAAGSPYTQAVAEAAQRFGIPERWIWAVMRVESGGRARAVSPKGALGLMQIMPATWADLRARHGLGADPFDPRDNILAGAAYLREMHDRYGAPGFLAAYNAGPGRYDDYLSAGRALPAETIAYVAAIVPLIGSEPLAAGVAVATVDPLAWTRSPLFVARSDGSAAAERSQPDRQRNGSRTADPQQPPIAGSTQTAGIFVTRAFDRGRP from the coding sequence ATGCGCGTCTCCCGTCGCCAGCCCGCTGCAGGAGCGAAAGGGGCTGCCCGCCGACTGCCCTTCCTTCTGCTTTCCGGCCTGGCCTTTGCCGGCGCGATGCCCGCGCCGTCTCTGGCGCAGACCTCGGTCATCGAGCGACCCGCTGCAGGCTCGCCCTACACACAAGCGGTCGCCGAGGCAGCGCAGCGGTTCGGCATTCCCGAGCGCTGGATCTGGGCAGTCATGCGCGTCGAGAGCGGCGGTCGTGCGCGCGCGGTCTCGCCCAAAGGCGCGCTGGGACTCATGCAGATCATGCCCGCGACCTGGGCGGATCTGCGGGCGCGCCACGGTCTGGGGGCCGATCCCTTTGACCCGCGCGACAACATCCTGGCTGGTGCAGCATATCTGCGCGAAATGCACGACCGCTACGGCGCGCCGGGCTTCCTTGCGGCCTACAATGCCGGCCCCGGGCGCTACGATGACTATCTCTCGGCTGGCCGCGCGCTGCCCGCCGAGACCATCGCCTACGTGGCCGCGATCGTGCCGTTGATCGGCAGTGAGCCGCTCGCTGCCGGCGTCGCTGTCGCGACCGTCGACCCGCTCGCGTGGACTCGGTCTCCGTTGTTCGTCGCGCGCTCCGACGGCAGCGCTGCAGCAGAACGATCGCAGCCCGATCGTCAAAGGAACGGCAGCCGAACAGCAGATCCGCAGCAACCCCCAATCGCCGGTTCGACGCAGACGGCAGGCATCTTCGTGACCCGCGCCTTTGATAGGGGGCGTCCATGA
- a CDS encoding S26 family signal peptidase yields the protein MTRAGYLLTATGAALLVITLAMVHVAPRLVWNASASVPVGLYEIGSATPLEVTDLVAVNAPEPLAAFLADRGYLPRGVPLLKRVAALPGQTVCRSEGDITVDGITVGNALDRDRLGRTLPIWRGCHRIGASELFLMNIGVRDSLDGRYFGPLAVTTVIGRATPLYTDEDGDGRFVWHAPTR from the coding sequence ATGACGCGCGCCGGCTACCTGCTGACGGCCACGGGCGCCGCGCTCCTGGTGATCACGCTGGCGATGGTGCACGTTGCACCGCGGCTCGTCTGGAACGCATCGGCCAGCGTCCCGGTCGGCCTCTATGAGATCGGTTCGGCTACGCCGCTCGAGGTCACCGACCTTGTCGCGGTCAATGCACCGGAGCCGCTTGCCGCATTCCTCGCGGACCGGGGTTATCTGCCGCGCGGCGTACCGCTCTTGAAGCGCGTTGCCGCACTTCCCGGGCAGACAGTCTGCCGTTCGGAAGGGGACATTACCGTCGACGGGATCACCGTCGGCAATGCGCTCGACCGCGACCGTCTGGGACGCACGCTGCCTATCTGGAGAGGCTGCCACCGGATCGGCGCGAGCGAACTCTTCCTCATGAACATCGGCGTCCGGGACAGCCTGGACGGCCGCTACTTCGGGCCTCTCGCCGTCACCACCGTGATCGGCCGGGCCACGCCTCTCTACACCGACGAAGACGGCGACGGTCGCTTCGTCTGGCACGCGCCGACGCGGTGA